The Lonchura striata isolate bLonStr1 chromosome 33, bLonStr1.mat, whole genome shotgun sequence genomic interval aaaataaaatctgttccCTCAAATAATCCATTTCCCAGTACCTTGGAGAGTGGTGGGGTTTACTCAGCTCTAAACGCtttctaacaattttatttcattgattTTTGTGTGTCTCTCTCTGTTTGAGAGAAATTTGGTGAAATTCTGAGGCAGAAATAAGAATTTCTGCCCTTTTCAGAGCGAGGTATGCCAAAAACTTGTGCCCTTCGTGCTGTGGGAAAGGGATGTCACAGGGAAGGTCACTGCACCTTTCCTGATGGTTTCATTCATCCGTGTCATGGTTCCTTaggatgcaaaataatttcctgagTAATCCAGATGAATCAGCCTCTGATCAGGAATTAACCGGGCTCACAAGATTTGAGGATAAAAGAAACCACTCCGGAGGAATGCATACATTACAGGGAGGAAATGAAATCCAGGCAAGAAACAAAATCAGAGAGGAAAAGTAAATCCCCAGCCAGGGGTATTTTGCATATGAGGAATCGTTAGCAATTGGCTGCTAATGAGCTACAAGCACAATTTGTGTGCGAGGTCCTCGGGCTCTCTGGGCCAGGGTATAAAACCAGCGCGGTCGGAGGAGCTACAACCATTCCTGCTTTGCTCTCCTTGGAGAAAAGGGTAAGTCTCGATCTGCTTCCCATTTTCCTGGATTGTTGCTGTcgttgtgttttatttttctgctgtttgtctGTAGCAACCCGAGGTTTGCGCTCTTTAAAAATTGCTGGGGAGACTTCGAAGCAGCTTTTTCTCCAGGGAGGGACATTCTGTGAAGGGTGGAGGTCGTTCCTGTGCTGACTCcggatttttttaatttgtgtcacccaaatatttccctttctaGAAGTCCCAAGCTCTGCCTGAGCGTTGCTCAGCAGCTGGGAGTGGATGTGGGGAATCTGTGCAGAGCTTTTGGCTCTCGGGTTGGAACCACAAAATATtcggggttggaagggacctttggaGCTCTCaaggagcaggtgacacaggagaGCCTCCAAGCGGGATTGGAAGGACTCTGGAGAGGGAGGCACGAGGCTCTGAATGTCTCCAGAGGAAGATTCCCTGAACTCCCTTGCTCTGAGCCACCGGTGCCAAAGCCTCACCACCTCGCGGTGAAACTTCTGCTCCTCATTTTAACTTGCTGAGGAAGTTTTtgtttctccctcttttttcgAGCACAgtttttccttgctttcctgCCTGGTGCCTCACCTCCCTGCTTAATTCACGGCTGCAGGAGGAGTGCGGTGGGAAAGGAACGCTCGGAGCCGCTCAGGAGGAGGTGGAGCTGCCCTTGGTGGTGTGGAGAGCTCCGAGTTTCACTGAAATCTCCTTTCAGGCCGAGACCAACCCTTCCTCCCATTCCCCTCGCAGTCCCTGCGCTCTCCATCACCATTACAGCTTAATTACGCGACTAATTACTCCTCGCTCCTTGTTTTGCAGAATCCCCTGCGTTCCACGCTCACAGCCCACAGCCATGTCCTGCTACGACCTCTGCGCCCCCACGCCCTGCGGCCCCACGCcgctggccaacagctgcaaCGAGCCCTGTGTCCggcagtgccaggactccaccTACGTGATCCAACCTTCTCCCGTGGTGGTCACCCTGCCCGggcccatcctcagctccttcccgCAGAACACCGCCGTGGGATCCTCGGCCTCCGCGGCCGTCGGGGATGCTCTGAGCGCCGGGGGCGTCCCCATCTCCTCGGGCAGCTCCTCGGGGCTCGGCACTTTGGGGTGCTCCGCTTTGGGGGGGCTCTACGGGAGGTCCTACCGGCGCTCCAACCGCTGCGGGCCCTGAGGGAGCCTCGGGGCGGCCGGGAAGGGATGAGCAGGAGATGGAAAGCGCGATCGGATGCAGGGCTGGGCCCGTGCCCACCCGCTCGCTGACCCCCGCAGCTTTGCCCcgagctcccggggctgcaggagcttgGCCCTTCCCATGTGATGCCTTCCTGTGGTATCAGGGAGGTGAAAAATGTCACTCGATTGTCGCCGGGTGTCCAGCTGTCAAGCACTGCCTGGAAATGGGTGATGAATTTTAATCGGTATTCAAcccttctgctttcttttgctgttttctttcttttttttttttttttaattccacttCTTGCTCATTAAAAAGATGGTGCATCACAATTTGTGGTTCGCAATgttccttctctctcttcctctttggAGCCTTCTCTGGCAGAAATTTGCCTGTGCATAAATTGTGAGTACCAAGCCGATCTGCATTTCAGTTATACCACGCTAATCACTTAGGAGTTAGATAAATATAAACAATGAATGATAGCCAATTTTTTTTAGgggaatattttcccttttttcaatTTCTGGAAGAACAATATGAAATAATCACTCCTGGCTAGCAACAAAAGTGGGGAAAGAAGTGGGAAAGCTAAAACAACTTTGCGGACAAAActtcttttaatttattctcAAGATTCCTTTTAAAACTCCTCTTCATAAATTCGAGCAGATTCCCCCTGGTCCTGGCTCTCCAGGCctttggaaataatttctccCTGTATTTCTTTGTCAGCTCCTGGAGACACTGGAAGGTGAAATCATGTCACCCCGAAGCTCCTCTTCCTCGGGCTGACCAAACCCAGGCAGAACgcccaaaacccaacaaaaaaaaaaaaacccaaaacaaacaaacaaacaaaaaacttagGTCTCGTCCTTCCCTTGCCGTTCTGCTAGCTTAGAAACTCTGCAATTATGTCTCAATTGCTTGCTAAACGATGTGGTGATTGAGGGGCCTTCCGGCTGTTACCACAATTCCTCAGAGCAGAAACAATTACTCAGAACCTCGGGGAAGTTAATTGCGGGCAAATTGCTAAACAAACATTCCCCAGCGTCGTGTTAAGTACCCCAATTAAACTCCCATTGCACGTTTTAAAGATCCTTTGATAGGGAACCCTGAGCACGCCGTGGAGTAATGCTCccggaggaaaaaaataaaggacaaaTGAAAACCAGAGAGGCTTTTGTGCAACACCAACAGAGGTTTAATGTCAGACAGAAGAGCAACAGCCGAGGGCAGGGAATCCAGGCGatcccagggacagcaggggatgCAGGACTCGtgctctgggagcagggccTTGCTCAGGAGCGGGATAAGCTGGGGATGGAGGGG includes:
- the LOC110476904 gene encoding feather keratin B-4-like yields the protein MSCYDLCAPTPCGPTPLANSCNEPCVRQCQDSTYVIQPSPVVVTLPGPILSSFPQNTAVGSSASAAVGDALSAGGVPISSGSSSGLGTLGCSALGGLYGRSYRRSNRCGP